In one window of Rhinopithecus roxellana isolate Shanxi Qingling chromosome 15, ASM756505v1, whole genome shotgun sequence DNA:
- the LOC115893534 gene encoding reticulon-3 gives MGKGEGEQGLSSLCSDEPSSEIMTSSFLSSSEIHNNGLTILHGEKSNVVGSQPILAKEGKDHLDLLDMKKVEKPQGISNNISDSPISLAAEVHCDRPSIPASFPEHPALLSKKIGQVEEQIDKETKNPNEVSSREAKTALDADDRFTLLTAQKPPTENSKIEGIYTYSLSPSKVSGDGVIEKDSPESPFEVIIDKAAFDKEFKDSYKESTDDFGSWSMHTDRESSEDISETNDKLFPLRNKEAGRYQMSALLSRQFSHTNAALEEVSRCVNDMHNFTNEILTWDLVPQVKQQTDKSSDCITKTTGLDMSEYNSEIPVVNLKVNTHQKIPVCSINGSTPITKSTGDWTEASLLQENAITGKPIPDSFNSTKEFSIKGVQGNMQKQGETLAELPGSPPEKCDFLGSGVATMKVVLPDDHLKDEMKWQSSALGEITEADSSGESDDTVIEDITTDLSFENKKIQAEKPVSIPSAVVKTGEREIKEIPSYKREEKTSKNFQELVSDSELHQEQPDILGRSPASEAAKVPKINVGLEDVSEVAPEKPVTTENPKLPSTVSPNVFNETEFSLNVTTSAYLESLHGKNVKHIDDSSPEDLIAAFTETRDKGIVDSEGNAFKAISEKMTDFKTTPPVEVLHESESSGSEIKGIGSKYSEQSKETNGSEPLGVFPTQGTPVASLDLEQEQLTIKALKELGERQVEKSASAQHNAELPSEEVLKQTFTFAPESWPQRSYDILEHNVKNGSDLGISQKPTTIRETSRVDAVSSLSKTELVKKHVLARLLTDFSGNHLY, from the coding sequence AGGGATTGAGCTCTCTTTGTTCTGATGAGCCATCTTCAGAAATtatgacttcttcctttctttcatcttctgAAATACATAACAATGGCCTTACAATACTACATGGAGAAAAAAGCAATGTGGTAGGGAGCCAGCCTATTTTAGCCAAAGAAGGAAAAGACCACTTGGATCTTCTGGATATGAAAAAGGTGGAAAAGCCTCAGGGGATCAGCAACAACATATCAGACTCTCCAATTTCTCTTGCAGCAGAAGTTCATTGTGACCGTCCTTCTATTCCAGCCAGTTTCCCAGAGCATCCTGCCTTGCTTTCAAAGAAAATTGGTCAAGTGGAAGAGCAAATAGATAAagagaccaagaacccaaatGAGGTATCAAGTAGGGAAGCTAAAACTGCATTGGATGCTGATGACAGATTCACCCTGCTAACAGCCCAGAAACCACCTACTGAAAACTCTAAGATAGAAGGCATATATACATACTCTTTGTCCCCATCCAAAGTTTCAGGAGATGGTGTTATTGAAAAGGATTCCCCTGAATCACCATTTGAAGTAATTATTGACAAAGCAGCATTTGACAAAGAATTTAAAGACTCGTATAAGGAGAGCACAGATGATTTTGGTAGCTGGTCTATGCACACTGATAGAGAATCATCCGAAGACATTTCAGAGACTAATGACAAGCTTTTTCCACTGAGAAATAAAGAGGCAGGACGTTATCAAATGTCTGCATTGCTCAGTAGGCAGTTTTCACACACAAATGCAGCACTGGAAGAGGTGTCTAGATGCGTGAATGACATGCATAACTTTACTAACGAAATACTGACTTGGGATCTGGTTCCCCAAGTGAAACAACAGACTGATAAATCTTCTGACTGCATCACAAAAACTACAGGACTTGACATGAGTGAATATAATTCAGAAATTCCAGTTGTAAATCTTAAAGTTAACACTCATCAGAAAATTCCTGTATGTTCTATTAATGGGAGCACTCCCATCACTAAATCAACAGGTGATTGGACAGAAGCATCTCTCCTGCAAGAAAATGCTATCACTGGAAAACCTATACCCGACTCTTTCAATTCCACAAAAGAATTCAGTATCAAAGGTGTGCAAGGCAATATGCAGAAACAGGGTGAAACACTTGCAGAATTACCTGGATCTCCACCTGAGAAATGTGACTTTTTGGGTTCTGGAGTGGCCACAATGAAAGTGGTTTTACCTGACGACCACctgaaagatgaaatgaaatggcAGAGCTCTGCATTGGGAGAAATCACAGAAGCTGATAGTTCTGGTGAGTCTGATGACACAGTAATAGAGGACATCACAACAGATCtatcatttgaaaataagaaaattcaagcTGAAAAACCTGTTTCCATTCCAAGTGCTGTTGTAAAAACAGgtgaaagagaaatcaaagagATTCCCAGTtataagagagaagaaaaaacatcTAAAAACTTTCAAGAGTTGGTCAGTGACTCTGAGCTGCATCAAGAGCAACCTGATATTCTTGGAAGGAGTCCAGCTAGTGAGGCAGCAAAAGTACCCAAAATAAATGTCGGCTTAGAAGATGTGAGTGAAGTTGCTCCTGAAAAGCCTGTTACTACTGAGAACCCCAAACTTCCTTCAACAGTGTCTCCAAATgtttttaatgagacagaattCTCATTAAATGTGACAACATCTGCCTACTTGGAGTCATTACATgggaaaaatgttaaacatatagATGATTCCTCCCCAGAGGACCTGATAGCAGCCTTTACAGAAACCAGAGATAAAGGAATAGTAGATAGTGAAGGAAATGCCTTTAAAGCAATATCAGAGAAGAtgacagactttaaaacaactccTCCTGTAGAAGTCTTACATGAAAGTGAGTCCAGTGGTTCTGAAATTAAAGGCATTGGAAGCAAATACAGCgaacaaagcaaagaaacaaatggaagtgAGCCTCTAGGTGTTTTCCCTACCCAGGGTACTCCAGTAGCATCTCTTGACTTAGAACAAGAACAGCTCACAATTAAGGCTCTTAAAGAATTAGGTGAAAGACAGGTTGAGAAGtcagcttctgcacagcataaCGCAGAATTGCCTTCTGAAGAAGTACTGAAGCAAACTTTCACATTTGCCCCAGAATCTTGGCCACAGAGATCATATGACATCCTAGAACATAATGTCAAGAATGGATCCGATCTTGGGATTTCCCAAAAACCCACTACTATCAGAGAAACTTCTAGGGTAGATGCTGTTTCCAGCCTTAGCAAGACTGAATTGGTAAAAAAGCATGTCCTAGCAAGACTTCTGACAGACTTCTCAGGTAACCATTTATATTAG